One Pseudomonas tolaasii NCPPB 2192 genomic window carries:
- a CDS encoding helix-turn-helix domain-containing protein: MNIQEELDVLAVLIHDLRKHKKLTLAQLAQKIERSVGFLSQVERGLSRPTVADLTAISHALDVPTTYFYSLPKPKAVDWVTRPNERRTVYYANGITDILVSPSMNGAFSMLDSLLAPGANSGEQTMSDRAEQAGFVLEGELTLWVEGQADSVTLKAGDSFHLASFAHCRYANLTELPARVLWVYN, from the coding sequence ATGAACATTCAGGAAGAACTCGACGTACTGGCCGTGCTGATCCACGACCTGCGCAAGCACAAGAAGCTCACCCTCGCCCAGCTCGCGCAGAAGATCGAGCGTTCGGTGGGCTTTCTGTCCCAGGTTGAACGTGGCCTGTCACGCCCCACCGTGGCTGACCTCACGGCCATCAGCCACGCCCTTGATGTGCCGACGACCTACTTCTACAGCCTGCCCAAACCCAAGGCGGTGGATTGGGTCACGCGCCCCAACGAACGGCGCACGGTGTATTACGCCAATGGCATCACTGACATCCTCGTCTCGCCCAGCATGAACGGCGCGTTTTCAATGCTCGACAGCCTGCTGGCGCCCGGCGCCAACAGCGGCGAGCAGACCATGAGCGACCGCGCCGAGCAGGCCGGTTTTGTGCTCGAAGGTGAATTGACGCTGTGGGTGGAAGGCCAAGCCGATTCGGTGACGCTCAAAGCCGGCGACAGCTTCCACCTGGCCAGTTTCGCCCACTGCCGCTACGCCAACCTGACCGAACTGCCCGCCCGCGTACTGTGGGTTTACAACTAG
- a CDS encoding glutamine synthetase family protein: protein MKSHSSTLLAEVRTFRQNHPDVRYVDLISLDIPGHFYGKRYPVEMLEKVAAGSPLKLPQNAVLLGVQGGLFKIGDYCFNDGDPDANRRLVPGTLKPVSWESQPLGQMLITSDGTEAPIEFEPREVLAKVLERLHHKGIHPVVAFELEFYLFDKKLEGGLPQFARDPLSEDADDQPNLHIERLSRFGDVLDDMAQTARDQGIDITVITAEIGPGQFEINFGHLDDGLRAADWAALFCRSTRGVALKHGYRASFMAKPYLQYPGSGMHVHVSLYDGAGNNLLAAHEQQPLRHAVAGCLELLPHCMPIFSPNHNAFRRLGGTVNAATRASWGFEDRDACVRIPESDPRNLRIEHRLASADANPYLVLAAILVGLEHGLEARREPIAPLNEDRSSGTDFPLEMLDAVRAMQHQPVLREKLGGEFVDVYCENKRQDHLAFQQEINAREYRWFL from the coding sequence GTGAAAAGCCATTCCTCCACGTTGCTGGCCGAAGTACGGACCTTTCGCCAGAACCACCCCGACGTGCGTTACGTTGACCTGATCTCCCTGGACATCCCTGGGCATTTCTACGGCAAGCGCTACCCGGTGGAGATGCTGGAAAAGGTCGCTGCCGGCAGCCCCTTGAAGCTGCCGCAAAACGCTGTGCTGCTGGGGGTTCAGGGCGGGCTGTTCAAGATTGGCGACTATTGCTTCAACGACGGCGACCCGGATGCCAACCGCCGCCTGGTGCCGGGCACGCTCAAGCCGGTGAGCTGGGAATCGCAGCCTTTGGGGCAGATGCTGATCACCTCCGATGGCACCGAAGCACCCATCGAATTCGAACCCCGCGAAGTGCTGGCCAAGGTGCTGGAACGCCTGCACCACAAGGGCATTCACCCGGTGGTGGCGTTCGAACTGGAGTTCTACCTGTTCGACAAAAAACTCGAAGGCGGCCTGCCGCAGTTCGCCCGCGACCCGTTGAGCGAAGATGCCGACGACCAGCCCAACCTGCATATCGAACGCCTGTCGCGCTTTGGCGACGTGCTGGATGACATGGCGCAAACCGCCAGGGACCAGGGCATCGACATCACCGTGATCACCGCCGAAATCGGCCCCGGCCAGTTCGAGATCAACTTCGGCCACCTCGACGATGGCCTGCGCGCCGCCGACTGGGCCGCCCTGTTCTGCCGCAGCACGCGTGGCGTGGCCCTCAAGCACGGTTACCGCGCCAGCTTCATGGCCAAACCCTACTTGCAATACCCCGGCAGCGGCATGCATGTGCACGTCAGCCTGTATGACGGCGCCGGCAATAACCTGCTCGCTGCGCACGAGCAACAACCGCTGCGCCACGCCGTGGCCGGTTGCCTGGAATTGCTGCCCCACTGCATGCCGATCTTCTCGCCCAACCACAACGCCTTCCGCCGTCTGGGTGGCACAGTCAACGCCGCCACCCGCGCCAGCTGGGGCTTTGAAGACCGTGACGCCTGCGTGCGCATTCCCGAATCCGACCCGCGCAACCTGCGCATCGAGCACCGCCTGGCCAGTGCCGACGCCAACCCCTATCTGGTGCTGGCGGCGATTCTTGTCGGCCTTGAACATGGCCTTGAAGCCAGGCGCGAGCCCATCGCCCCATTGAACGAGGACCGCAGCAGCGGCACCGATTTCCCACTGGAAATGCTCGACGCCGTACGCGCCATGCAACATCAGCCGGTATTGCGCGAGAAGCTGGGCGGCGAATTTGTCGACGTGTATTGCGAAAACAAGCGCCAGGATCATCTGGCCTTTCAGCAAGAGATCAACGCGCGGGAATACCGCTGGTTTCTCTAA
- a CDS encoding DNA alkylation repair protein, whose translation MTDQSAPALKEIFNVERLQHIATEMTAVYPAFDAKAFLKHAKAGLAELSVMQRMARVSESLHAVIPLDYPQTLKLLYALAPRLNSGFVSLFLPHYVASYGRQDFKRSMAALKYFTTFGSAEFAIRPFLVNDFKRTLAVMQEWSRDDNEHVRRLASEGSRPRLPWSFRLAEVQANPELCASILDNLKADPSLYVRKSVANHLNDITKDHPDWVLGLIEGWSLDNPHTAWIARHALRSLIKRGNTRALTIMGAGARAEVKVHDLEVTPAVIRLGERITLAFTLESTAVTAQKLVVDYAIDYVKSAGHSAAKVFKLKAFSLGAGEHQRIRREQHIRELTTRKHYPGKHAVHVLINGEKLASAEFELLTP comes from the coding sequence ATGACCGACCAAAGCGCCCCGGCCCTCAAGGAAATCTTCAACGTCGAACGTCTGCAGCACATCGCTACCGAGATGACGGCGGTGTACCCGGCCTTCGACGCCAAAGCATTTCTCAAACATGCAAAGGCGGGGCTGGCCGAGCTGTCGGTGATGCAGCGCATGGCGCGGGTCAGCGAGAGCCTGCACGCGGTGATCCCGCTGGATTATCCGCAGACGCTCAAGCTGCTTTACGCCCTGGCGCCGCGCCTGAACAGCGGGTTTGTCAGCCTGTTCCTGCCGCACTACGTGGCGAGTTATGGGCGCCAAGACTTCAAGCGCTCCATGGCCGCGCTCAAGTACTTCACCACGTTCGGTTCGGCTGAATTCGCCATCCGCCCCTTCCTGGTGAATGACTTCAAACGCACCCTGGCGGTGATGCAGGAATGGTCGCGGGATGACAATGAACACGTGCGCCGACTGGCCAGTGAAGGTTCGCGCCCTCGCCTTCCCTGGTCATTTCGGCTGGCCGAGGTGCAGGCCAACCCCGAACTGTGCGCGTCGATCCTCGACAACCTCAAGGCCGACCCCAGCCTGTACGTGCGTAAATCCGTGGCCAACCACCTCAACGACATCACCAAGGACCACCCGGACTGGGTGCTGGGTCTGATCGAAGGTTGGTCTCTGGACAACCCGCACACCGCCTGGATCGCCCGCCACGCACTGCGCAGCCTGATCAAGAGAGGCAATACCCGCGCGCTGACGATCATGGGCGCCGGGGCCAGGGCCGAAGTGAAGGTTCACGACCTTGAGGTCACGCCGGCGGTGATCCGGCTGGGCGAGCGCATCACCCTGGCCTTCACCCTCGAGTCCACCGCCGTCACTGCGCAAAAACTGGTGGTGGACTACGCCATCGACTACGTAAAAAGTGCCGGGCACAGCGCCGCCAAAGTGTTCAAGCTCAAGGCGTTCAGCCTCGGCGCGGGCGAGCATCAGCGTATTCGGCGCGAACAACATATCCGTGAATTGACCACGCGCAAGCACTACCCCGGCAAGCACGCAGTGCATGTTTTGATTAACGGCGAAAAGCTCGCCAGCGCCGAGTTCGAACTGCTCACACCCTGA
- a CDS encoding DUF3857 domain-containing transglutaminase family protein, whose product MYRFSFHRPLLVISLGLVSQCVSAALQPLAEAPLASDTELHCHFNRDASTDCTTTYHYTILKPNGREMLSRINFDYSEGDTLEVISAESTQPGAKPVKLGAAQIDTRTAPNPDQGFSRDKQTSLAFPNLRVGTQVRYTVREHRAAKPLMTQFHYALTFGASPARRDRFKARFTAERPIQWRSELFDDFKVTPSANGKTLDVVQKAPTYFNYINESSIAALLVIPRLEVGSALDRQAYFGDFAQRYNQILGASLPPQSAAAVVAARGLPAADQVAALMQHINDHYRYLGDWRASERGYVPFNLAEIEQHGYGDCKDLAILLTALLKAAGIHAETAWVSRGDVVESLLIPGTNAPNHAIVRAEVNGQVWWLDPTNPVFAPGQVMPDIQDRWVLVNNAQGEVREEHIPLERPKTTLRLNKTVKLDKEGHGETQASITFSRLPLMRLSVADRQQGSTATDQNICANFGNDISDCHITRQPTGFVVHDGYTVDARLNDQRAVEKLANDFVYTDPLLKDQWDGFINYRRQGQQADLYLGNPETTDYTITLTGGQMEKPVTGCQVLSPWYDLVLDGQRKDGELRYHYLLTQKKRWLTHAEIASEAFGKMIDDARACAEQVHQVVKL is encoded by the coding sequence ATGTACCGTTTTTCGTTTCACCGCCCTTTGCTTGTCATCAGCCTGGGGCTTGTGTCCCAGTGCGTATCTGCCGCGCTGCAACCGTTGGCCGAAGCCCCGCTGGCCAGCGACACCGAGCTGCATTGCCACTTCAACCGCGACGCCAGCACCGACTGCACCACCACCTACCACTACACGATTCTCAAACCCAATGGTCGCGAGATGCTCTCGCGCATCAACTTCGACTACTCCGAAGGCGACACCCTTGAGGTCATCAGCGCCGAGTCCACCCAGCCCGGCGCCAAGCCGGTCAAGCTGGGGGCCGCGCAAATCGACACACGCACCGCGCCCAACCCCGACCAGGGTTTCAGCCGCGACAAGCAGACGTCGTTGGCCTTTCCCAACCTGCGCGTCGGCACCCAGGTTCGCTACACCGTGCGCGAACACCGTGCCGCCAAACCGCTGATGACCCAGTTCCACTACGCCCTCACATTCGGTGCCAGCCCGGCCCGCCGTGATCGTTTCAAGGCGCGCTTTACCGCCGAGCGGCCGATCCAGTGGCGCAGCGAGCTGTTCGACGACTTCAAGGTGACGCCATCGGCCAACGGCAAGACGCTGGACGTGGTGCAAAAAGCCCCGACCTACTTCAACTACATTAACGAATCGTCCATCGCCGCCTTGCTCGTCATCCCGCGTCTTGAAGTGGGCAGCGCCCTGGATCGCCAGGCTTATTTCGGTGATTTCGCCCAGCGTTACAACCAGATCCTCGGCGCCAGCCTGCCGCCGCAAAGCGCCGCTGCCGTGGTCGCCGCACGCGGCTTGCCAGCGGCTGACCAGGTGGCTGCGCTGATGCAGCACATCAACGATCACTACCGCTACCTGGGCGACTGGCGCGCGTCGGAGCGCGGCTACGTGCCGTTCAACCTGGCGGAAATCGAGCAGCATGGTTATGGCGACTGCAAGGACCTGGCGATTCTGCTCACCGCGCTGCTCAAGGCAGCCGGCATCCACGCCGAAACCGCGTGGGTCAGCCGAGGTGATGTGGTGGAATCCCTGCTGATTCCCGGCACCAATGCGCCCAACCACGCGATCGTGCGTGCCGAGGTAAACGGCCAGGTCTGGTGGCTCGACCCGACCAACCCGGTATTCGCCCCTGGCCAGGTGATGCCGGACATCCAGGACCGCTGGGTGCTGGTCAACAACGCCCAGGGCGAAGTCCGCGAGGAACACATTCCACTGGAACGCCCCAAAACCACTCTGCGCCTGAATAAAACCGTGAAGCTGGACAAAGAAGGCCATGGCGAAACCCAGGCCAGCATCACCTTCAGCCGCCTGCCGCTGATGCGCCTGAGCGTCGCCGACCGCCAGCAGGGCAGCACTGCCACCGACCAGAACATCTGCGCCAATTTCGGCAACGATATCAGCGACTGCCACATCACCCGCCAGCCCACCGGGTTTGTGGTGCACGACGGCTACACCGTCGACGCCCGCCTGAATGACCAGCGCGCCGTGGAAAAACTGGCGAACGACTTCGTCTACACCGACCCGTTGTTGAAAGACCAGTGGGACGGCTTCATCAACTACCGCCGCCAGGGCCAACAGGCTGACTTGTATTTGGGCAACCCCGAAACCACCGACTACACCATCACCCTCACCGGCGGCCAGATGGAAAAACCCGTCACCGGCTGCCAAGTGCTCTCGCCGTGGTACGACCTGGTGCTGGACGGGCAACGCAAGGACGGCGAACTGCGCTACCACTACCTCCTCACCCAGAAAAAACGCTGGCTGACCCATGCTGAAATCGCCAGCGAGGCGTTCGGCAAGATGATTGACGACGCACGGGCGTGCGCGGAACAGGTGCATCAGGTGGTGAAGCTCTAA
- a CDS encoding LysR family transcriptional regulator, which yields MFDWNDLRYFLELQRSGRLLTAAQRLKTTHATVARHIEAIEKSLGTALFVQHAQGYELTPAGEALLKHAEAMENVALLAEDELTHCAAPLGKIRLGVAEGLGVMFLASRMGGLFERYPGLEVELVAVPRFVSILNREAEISIHLERPSVDQLVTRKLTDYRLALYASRAYLDRNPPIEKREDLAAHAWIDYVDDLLFSQELKFLSSFCRNPRVVFHSTSVIAQHQAARSGLGIAVLPCFMAAGDPDLVPLLPGEGISRSYWISSRRELHKSVRLRVLWDYVVELCAREQGLLLGESN from the coding sequence ATGTTCGACTGGAATGACCTGCGGTATTTTCTGGAGTTACAGCGCAGCGGCCGCCTGTTGACCGCCGCGCAGCGCCTGAAAACCACCCACGCCACCGTGGCCCGGCACATTGAGGCCATCGAGAAAAGCCTCGGCACTGCGCTCTTCGTGCAGCACGCCCAGGGTTACGAGCTGACACCCGCCGGCGAGGCTCTGCTCAAACATGCCGAAGCCATGGAAAACGTGGCATTGCTGGCTGAAGACGAACTCACTCATTGCGCGGCGCCGCTGGGCAAGATCCGCCTTGGCGTGGCCGAAGGCTTGGGTGTGATGTTCCTCGCCAGCCGCATGGGCGGGCTGTTTGAGCGCTATCCGGGGCTGGAAGTGGAACTGGTGGCCGTGCCGCGTTTTGTGAGCATTCTTAACCGGGAGGCGGAAATCAGCATTCACCTCGAACGCCCCAGTGTCGACCAACTGGTCACGCGCAAACTCACCGACTACCGCCTCGCGCTCTACGCCAGCCGCGCCTACCTGGACCGCAACCCGCCCATCGAAAAGCGCGAGGACCTCGCGGCCCATGCGTGGATCGATTACGTGGATGACTTGCTGTTCAGCCAGGAGCTCAAATTTCTCAGCAGTTTTTGCCGCAACCCACGGGTGGTGTTTCACAGCACCAGCGTGATTGCCCAGCATCAGGCCGCGCGCTCGGGTTTGGGCATCGCGGTGTTGCCATGCTTTATGGCGGCGGGCGACCCGGATCTGGTGCCGTTGCTGCCGGGGGAGGGGATTTCGCGCAGCTACTGGATCAGCTCGCGCCGGGAGTTGCACAAGTCGGTGCGGCTGCGGGTGTTGTGGGATTACGTAGTGGAGTTGTGCGCGCGGGAGCAGGGGTTGTTGCTGGGCGAATCCAACTGA
- a CDS encoding GMC family oxidoreductase encodes MPIAAAEYDYVVVGAGPAGCLLANRLSANPAHRVLLLEAGGRDNYPWIHIPVGYLFCIGNPRTDWCFKTEAQEGLQGRALSYPRGKVLGGCSSINGMIYMRGQARDYDGWAAEGNAGWAWKDVLPLFKQSENHFAGGSEFHSDGGEWRVEQQRLHWPILDAFRDAAAQSGIAPVSDFNQGDNEGCGYFQVNQKAGVRWNAAKAFLKPVRHRPNLTVLTEVEVDRVVLENGRASAVVGRQHGQQVSWKARKEIVLCAGSVGSPGILQRSGIGPSNVLKPLGIEVLHELPGVGGNLQDHLQLRLIYKLENARTLNQIAGTLLGKMGMGLRYLYDRSGPLSMAPSQLGAFARSSPEQPSANLEYHVQPLSLERFGEPLHAFPAFTASVCDLRPQSRGRIDIRSANPADAPLIRPNYLSHPEDLRVAADAIRLTRRIVAAPALSQFKPVEYLPGDALQTEEELHEAAARIGTTIFHPVGTCRMGNDKDAVVDAQLRVHGVPGLRIADASVMPRITSGNTCSPTLMIAEKAAHLILSPNTRNLAPEKEPAHAI; translated from the coding sequence ATGCCCATTGCAGCTGCTGAATACGATTACGTGGTAGTAGGCGCCGGCCCCGCGGGCTGCCTGCTGGCCAATCGACTGTCCGCCAACCCCGCTCACCGCGTGCTGCTGCTCGAAGCCGGTGGCCGCGACAATTACCCCTGGATCCATATCCCCGTCGGCTACCTGTTCTGCATCGGCAACCCGCGCACCGACTGGTGTTTCAAGACCGAAGCCCAGGAAGGCCTGCAAGGCCGCGCCCTGAGTTACCCCCGCGGCAAAGTGCTGGGCGGCTGCTCGTCGATCAACGGCATGATCTACATGCGCGGCCAGGCCCGTGACTACGACGGCTGGGCGGCGGAAGGCAATGCCGGCTGGGCCTGGAAAGACGTGCTGCCGTTGTTCAAGCAGAGCGAAAACCACTTCGCCGGGGGCTCGGAATTTCACAGCGATGGCGGCGAGTGGCGCGTCGAGCAACAGCGCCTGCATTGGCCGATTCTGGACGCCTTTCGCGACGCGGCGGCGCAAAGCGGTATCGCGCCGGTCAGCGACTTCAACCAAGGCGATAACGAAGGCTGCGGGTACTTCCAGGTCAACCAGAAGGCCGGGGTGCGCTGGAATGCCGCCAAGGCGTTTCTCAAACCGGTGCGTCATCGCCCGAATCTTACGGTGCTGACTGAAGTGGAAGTCGACCGCGTGGTGCTGGAAAACGGCCGGGCTTCAGCAGTGGTTGGGCGTCAGCACGGCCAACAGGTGAGCTGGAAGGCGCGCAAGGAAATCGTGCTGTGCGCAGGCTCCGTGGGCTCGCCAGGCATTTTGCAGCGCTCGGGGATCGGCCCGTCGAATGTGCTCAAACCCTTGGGCATCGAGGTGCTGCACGAGCTGCCCGGTGTGGGTGGCAACCTGCAGGACCACCTGCAACTGCGGCTGATCTACAAGCTGGAAAATGCCCGCACCCTCAACCAGATCGCCGGCACCCTGCTGGGCAAGATGGGCATGGGCCTGCGCTACCTGTATGACCGCAGTGGCCCGTTGTCGATGGCGCCCAGCCAGCTCGGTGCGTTCGCCCGCTCCAGCCCGGAACAGCCTTCGGCCAACCTTGAATACCATGTGCAGCCGCTGTCGCTGGAGCGCTTTGGCGAGCCGCTGCACGCGTTTCCGGCGTTTACCGCATCAGTGTGCGACCTGCGTCCGCAAAGCCGGGGGCGCATTGATATCCGTTCGGCCAACCCGGCGGATGCGCCGCTGATCAGGCCCAACTACCTCAGCCACCCGGAAGACCTGCGCGTGGCCGCCGATGCGATCCGCCTGACCCGTCGCATTGTGGCCGCCCCGGCGCTCAGCCAATTCAAACCGGTGGAATACCTGCCCGGCGATGCGTTGCAAACCGAAGAGGAACTGCACGAGGCCGCCGCGCGCATTGGCACCACGATTTTCCATCCGGTGGGCACCTGCCGCATGGGCAATGACAAGGACGCGGTGGTCGATGCCCAACTGCGCGTGCACGGGGTGCCCGGCCTGCGCATTGCCGATGCCTCGGTGATGCCGCGTATCACCTCCGGCAACACCTGCTCACCTACACTGATGATCGCGGAGAAAGCCGCGCACCTGATCCTGTCGCCGAACACAAGGAACCTTGCCCCCGAGAAAGAACCGGCTCACGCAATCTGA
- a CDS encoding MFS transporter, whose translation MSEHAQPLGSALDASASNDSKKVIFASSLGTVFEWYDFFLYGALAAVISKQFFAGVNDTTAFIFALMAFAAGFVVRPFGALVFGRLGDMIGRKYTFLVTIILMGVATFCVGLLPTYASIGIAAPIILIVLRMLQGLALGGEYGGAATYVAEHAPPGKRGFHTSWIQSTATLGLLLSLLVVLACRYFTGDQFEVWGWRIPFLFSIVLLGISTWIRMSLHESPAFLKMKEEGKASKSPIRDSFGKWENLKIVLIALFSINGGQAVTFYAAQFYVLFFLTQFLKMDPALANMLLIISVVIGAPFFILFGWLSDKVGRKPVLMLGLLLATALYFPIFKSLAHYTNPAMDQASHQAPITVLADPATCTFQFDPVGKAKFDSPCDKVKTFLVKQGLPYSSAAAPAGSPVQVSVGDVRIDGFDEAALRGAVTLAGYPSSADVAQVNKTMVVVLIVALILIAAMCYGPLAALMVELFPTRIRYTSMSLPYHIGNGWFGGFLPTVSFALVVYTGDIFYGLWYPVAVTGVSLLVGLFCLKETRHVNIDNN comes from the coding sequence ATGTCAGAACATGCTCAACCTCTGGGCTCGGCGCTCGACGCGAGTGCCAGCAACGACTCCAAAAAGGTCATCTTCGCCTCGTCCCTGGGGACGGTGTTCGAGTGGTATGACTTTTTCCTTTACGGCGCGCTGGCGGCGGTGATCAGCAAGCAGTTCTTTGCCGGGGTCAACGACACCACCGCGTTTATCTTTGCCTTGATGGCCTTTGCCGCAGGCTTTGTGGTGCGGCCGTTCGGCGCGCTGGTGTTCGGCCGGTTGGGTGACATGATCGGGCGCAAATACACCTTTCTGGTCACCATCATTCTGATGGGCGTTGCCACGTTTTGTGTCGGGCTGTTGCCGACCTACGCGAGCATCGGCATTGCCGCGCCGATCATCCTGATCGTGTTGCGCATGCTGCAAGGCCTGGCATTGGGCGGTGAATACGGCGGTGCCGCCACCTACGTGGCCGAGCATGCGCCGCCGGGCAAACGGGGCTTCCACACCAGCTGGATTCAATCCACCGCGACCCTCGGCCTGCTGCTGTCGCTGCTGGTGGTGCTGGCTTGCCGCTACTTCACCGGCGACCAGTTCGAGGTGTGGGGCTGGCGCATTCCGTTTCTGTTTTCGATTGTTTTGCTGGGCATTTCCACCTGGATCCGCATGAGCCTGCATGAGTCCCCCGCATTTCTGAAAATGAAAGAGGAAGGCAAAGCCAGCAAGTCGCCGATTCGCGATTCATTCGGCAAATGGGAAAACCTCAAGATCGTGCTGATCGCGCTGTTCAGTATCAACGGCGGCCAAGCGGTGACTTTTTACGCCGCGCAGTTCTATGTGCTGTTCTTCCTGACCCAGTTCCTGAAAATGGACCCGGCGCTGGCCAACATGCTGCTGATCATCAGCGTGGTGATCGGCGCACCGTTCTTCATTCTGTTTGGCTGGCTGTCGGACAAGGTTGGGCGCAAACCCGTACTGATGCTCGGCCTGCTGTTGGCTACCGCGTTGTACTTCCCGATCTTCAAAAGCCTGGCGCACTACACCAACCCGGCAATGGACCAGGCCAGCCATCAGGCGCCGATCACCGTGCTGGCTGACCCGGCCACCTGCACCTTCCAGTTCGACCCGGTGGGCAAGGCGAAATTTGACAGCCCGTGCGACAAGGTCAAGACCTTCCTGGTCAAGCAGGGCTTGCCCTACAGCAGCGCTGCCGCACCGGCCGGCAGCCCGGTGCAGGTGAGCGTGGGTGACGTGCGCATCGACGGCTTCGACGAAGCGGCCCTGCGCGGTGCCGTGACCCTGGCCGGTTACCCGAGTTCGGCGGACGTGGCCCAGGTCAACAAAACCATGGTGGTGGTGCTGATCGTGGCGCTGATCCTGATCGCCGCCATGTGCTACGGCCCGCTGGCCGCGTTGATGGTGGAGTTGTTTCCGACGCGTATCCGCTATACCTCGATGTCGCTGCCCTACCACATCGGCAATGGCTGGTTTGGCGGGTTTCTGCCGACCGTGTCGTTTGCCCTGGTGGTGTACACCGGCGACATTTTCTATGGCCTGTGGTACCCGGTGGCGGTGACCGGCGTGAGCCTGCTCGTCGGGTTGTTCTGCCTCAAAGAAACCCGTCACGTGAACATCGACAATAACTGA